One window from the genome of Desulfovibrio psychrotolerans encodes:
- a CDS encoding ABC transporter substrate-binding protein has product MRKFLFAALFVLLFAAPALAAETIKIGFNLPLTGDIPKVGEASKFAAEMLKEDINGAGGLEVGGQKYMLEFVYEDNESKAESAVNVALKLIERDRVVAIVGPNSSKQAVPAGGTCDDNETPMISPWSTNPDATFDRPWVFRAAFLDPFQGPVAVNFSAKTFGAKTAAVIFDVSNDYSKGLAEIFKKEWEAKMGAKSVVAFESHGTKDQDFSAQLSTIIRGNPDFIFIPNNYNQVALIVKQARQLGYKGPFMGSDAWGSAELMTLCGNDCVGQYFSTHYAAAGATGATKEFIDRYSAKYGYTPDDVAALTWDATRIVLQAIQNHGKVESDTRAMRKSIRDAMAAITTFEGITGSMKFDEQGDPIKCAVVVKISPEGQFEYTESVCPE; this is encoded by the coding sequence ATGAGGAAATTCCTGTTTGCAGCCCTGTTCGTGCTGCTTTTCGCCGCTCCCGCTCTTGCGGCAGAAACCATCAAAATCGGCTTCAACCTCCCCCTGACGGGCGACATCCCCAAAGTGGGCGAAGCATCCAAGTTTGCCGCTGAAATGCTGAAGGAAGACATCAACGGCGCAGGCGGTCTGGAAGTAGGCGGTCAGAAGTACATGCTCGAGTTCGTGTACGAAGACAACGAATCCAAGGCCGAATCTGCGGTGAACGTTGCCCTCAAGCTCATCGAGCGCGACCGCGTTGTGGCCATTGTCGGCCCCAACTCCTCCAAGCAGGCCGTTCCTGCAGGCGGCACCTGCGATGACAACGAAACCCCGATGATCTCCCCGTGGTCCACCAACCCCGACGCCACCTTCGACCGTCCCTGGGTGTTCCGCGCCGCCTTCCTTGACCCCTTCCAGGGTCCCGTGGCCGTGAACTTCTCCGCAAAGACCTTCGGCGCAAAGACCGCAGCCGTTATCTTTGACGTCTCCAACGACTACTCCAAGGGTCTGGCAGAGATCTTCAAGAAAGAATGGGAAGCCAAGATGGGTGCCAAGAGCGTTGTGGCATTCGAATCCCACGGCACCAAGGATCAGGACTTCTCCGCCCAGCTTTCCACCATCATCCGTGGCAACCCCGACTTCATCTTCATCCCCAACAACTACAATCAGGTTGCCCTGATCGTGAAGCAGGCCCGTCAGCTCGGCTACAAGGGCCCCTTCATGGGTTCCGATGCATGGGGCTCCGCTGAACTCATGACCCTGTGCGGCAACGACTGCGTGGGCCAGTACTTCTCCACCCACTACGCTGCTGCCGGTGCCACCGGTGCCACCAAGGAGTTCATCGACCGCTACTCCGCCAAATACGGCTACACCCCGGACGACGTTGCCGCCCTCACCTGGGACGCAACCCGCATCGTGCTGCAAGCCATCCAGAATCACGGCAAGGTGGAATCCGACACCCGCGCCATGCGCAAGTCCATCCGCGACGCCATGGCCGCCATCACCACCTTTGAAGGCATCACCGGCTCCATGAAGTTTGACGAGCAGGGCGACCCCATCAAGTGCGCCGTGGTCGTCAAGATCAGCCCTGAAGGTCAGTTCGAATACACAGAATCCGTCTGCCCTGAATAA
- a CDS encoding ABC transporter ATP-binding protein, producing MLLSIENLFVKYGNIEALHGISFHVDQGEIVTLIGANGAGKSTTLNTIMRLPPPEAPRVTAGDIKYRGQSILTVEPHDVVAKLNLALAPEGRRIFGNLTVMENLTLATYARKNDPASEIQRDLSRIFDLFPRLAERKNQRSESLSGGEQQMLAVGRALMTKCEVLLLDEPSMGLAPLLMYEMFRTLKQINQEDGLTIVVVEQNAKVALSLAHRGYVLDTGEIVASGPAEKLANDPEVKKAYLGG from the coding sequence ATGCTGCTATCCATAGAAAACCTCTTCGTAAAATACGGCAACATAGAAGCGCTGCACGGCATCAGCTTCCATGTGGATCAGGGCGAAATAGTTACGCTTATCGGTGCCAACGGCGCGGGAAAATCCACCACGCTCAACACCATCATGCGGCTGCCCCCGCCAGAGGCACCCCGCGTCACAGCGGGCGACATCAAGTATCGCGGGCAGTCCATCCTCACTGTGGAACCGCACGATGTGGTGGCCAAGCTCAATCTGGCCCTCGCACCGGAAGGCCGCCGCATCTTCGGCAACCTCACGGTCATGGAAAACCTGACACTGGCCACCTATGCCCGCAAGAACGACCCTGCCTCGGAAATTCAGCGCGACCTCAGCCGCATTTTCGATCTGTTTCCCCGTCTGGCGGAACGCAAGAACCAGCGCAGCGAATCCCTCTCCGGCGGCGAACAGCAGATGCTCGCCGTGGGACGCGCGCTCATGACCAAGTGCGAAGTGCTCCTGCTGGACGAACCGTCCATGGGCCTTGCCCCGCTGCTCATGTACGAGATGTTCCGCACGCTCAAGCAGATCAATCAGGAAGACGGCCTCACCATCGTGGTGGTGGAGCAGAACGCCAAGGTGGCCCTCAGCCTCGCACACCGGGGCTACGTGCTGGATACCGGCGAAATCGTGGCCTCCGGCCCTGCGGAAAAGCTTGCCAACGACCCGGAAGTCAAAAAAGCCTATCTGGGCGGCTAA
- a CDS encoding branched-chain amino acid ABC transporter permease has product MLQSILQYIINSLQWGSFYALIAIGYTLVYGVLLLINFAHGDVFMVGAYIAFFISSLLLAEFSGFLSGWTLVAMAIPLTMILTACVGVTLERVAYRPLRRKGAHRLYVVITALMCGLILENGNLALLGASRKKFPDIVDTVVINLGGVVTITNLKLMVIITAVLTFLLLNWIVTKTKIGMAMRAVSFDKFAVPLMGIPLNTVIVFTFVLGSGFAGLAGMLFAMSYPILEPYMGALIGWKAFIAAVVGGIGDIRGAFIGGFLLAFIEIGVASVLPSSYRDLFAFSILLMILWVKPTGLFGVAKTTKI; this is encoded by the coding sequence CTGCTACAGAGCATCCTGCAATACATAATCAACTCGTTGCAGTGGGGCAGCTTCTACGCCCTTATCGCCATTGGTTACACGCTGGTATACGGGGTACTGCTGCTCATCAACTTTGCCCATGGCGACGTTTTCATGGTCGGTGCGTACATCGCGTTCTTCATTTCTTCACTGCTTCTGGCTGAGTTCAGCGGCTTCCTTTCCGGCTGGACACTCGTAGCCATGGCTATCCCGCTTACCATGATTCTCACCGCCTGCGTGGGGGTTACGCTGGAACGGGTTGCCTACCGCCCCTTACGGCGCAAAGGGGCGCACCGTCTCTACGTGGTCATCACGGCCCTCATGTGCGGCCTCATCCTCGAAAACGGCAACCTCGCCCTTCTGGGTGCCAGCCGCAAGAAATTTCCGGACATCGTGGACACCGTGGTCATCAATCTGGGCGGGGTGGTTACCATCACCAACCTCAAGCTCATGGTCATCATAACCGCCGTGCTCACCTTCCTGCTGCTGAACTGGATAGTGACCAAAACCAAAATAGGCATGGCCATGCGGGCGGTTTCCTTCGACAAATTTGCCGTTCCGCTCATGGGCATTCCGCTGAACACGGTCATCGTGTTCACCTTTGTTCTCGGCTCCGGCTTTGCTGGGCTTGCAGGCATGCTGTTCGCCATGTCCTACCCCATTCTGGAACCCTACATGGGCGCGCTCATAGGCTGGAAGGCCTTCATCGCAGCCGTGGTGGGCGGCATAGGCGACATACGCGGTGCCTTCATCGGGGGCTTCCTGCTGGCCTTCATCGAGATAGGCGTGGCCTCCGTGCTGCCCTCCTCCTACAGGGACCTCTTCGCCTTCTCCATCCTGCTGATGATTCTGTGGGTCAAACCCACCGGACTCTTCGGCGTGGCAAAGACCACCAAAATCTAG
- a CDS encoding branched-chain amino acid ABC transporter permease has translation MQKHTFTIALFLACLGLVGAAQFNVLDQYILTVIMFIGINIILSSSLNIVNGYMGEFACGHAGFMCVGAYISSVLSVVLFTRDRVFGDAWFPPEFAWIGFPVVILIGAAVAALAGLIVALPSFKTRGDYLAIITIAANYMVISVIENMDAIGGPRGFQGMKRVVNSMHDVVNIPWMLIWIIIGTIFSVWLIRRFVSSTYGKGIIAINQDEVAANIMGVNTDKMKIAAFMLSAGLAGLAGGLFAHVYGYVNPQSFNIMKSTECLVMVYLGGMGSLSGSVLSAILFTLLIESLRFIIPGVDTLLHSLGIVPDSYEISQVWKWVIIPMILFFLMQFRPEGIMGNRELPDIFPKLRKYYSFK, from the coding sequence ATGCAGAAACACACCTTCACCATCGCGCTCTTCCTGGCCTGCCTCGGTTTGGTAGGCGCAGCGCAGTTCAATGTCCTTGACCAGTACATCCTCACGGTCATCATGTTTATCGGGATAAACATTATCCTCTCTTCCAGCCTTAACATCGTAAACGGCTACATGGGCGAATTCGCCTGCGGACACGCCGGGTTCATGTGCGTGGGGGCCTACATATCCTCAGTGCTCTCCGTGGTGCTCTTCACGCGTGACCGCGTGTTCGGCGATGCATGGTTCCCGCCGGAATTCGCATGGATAGGCTTTCCCGTCGTCATCCTCATCGGGGCGGCGGTCGCTGCGCTGGCGGGGCTCATCGTGGCGCTGCCCTCGTTCAAAACACGCGGCGACTACCTTGCCATCATCACCATCGCCGCCAACTACATGGTTATCTCCGTCATAGAGAACATGGACGCCATAGGCGGCCCGCGCGGCTTTCAGGGCATGAAGCGCGTGGTAAACTCCATGCACGACGTGGTGAACATTCCGTGGATGCTCATCTGGATCATCATCGGCACCATCTTCTCCGTGTGGCTCATCCGCCGATTCGTCTCCTCCACCTACGGCAAGGGCATCATCGCCATCAATCAGGATGAGGTGGCCGCCAACATCATGGGCGTGAACACAGACAAGATGAAAATCGCGGCATTCATGCTCTCCGCAGGCCTTGCCGGACTTGCAGGCGGTCTCTTCGCCCACGTTTACGGCTACGTTAACCCGCAGTCGTTCAACATCATGAAGTCCACGGAATGTCTGGTCATGGTCTACCTCGGCGGCATGGGCTCTCTGAGCGGGTCAGTGCTCAGCGCCATCCTCTTCACCCTGCTCATCGAATCGCTGCGGTTCATCATCCCCGGTGTGGACACCCTGCTGCACTCGCTGGGCATCGTACCGGACAGCTACGAGATTTCGCAGGTCTGGAAGTGGGTCATCATTCCGATGATCCTGTTCTTCCTCATGCAGTTCCGGCCGGAAGGCATCATGGGGAACAGGGAACTGCCGGACATCTTCCCCAAACTGCGCAAATACTACAGCTTCAAGTAG
- a CDS encoding universal stress protein yields MEKALLLTVSDDMTYAWGMRFAVSFFHHKEDIRLTLLYVAPSGYADAQSQEETTLSDSQQRKGREMVAEARQWLVGHGFPEAHIETKVIPKQHGVVRDIIAEARRGLYDAVVVGRRYLDCLERVFTTSVSRGLLWEGGDFPVWVCNQPAPERSNILLCTDGSSSCANVADHVGFMMAHEPRHRVTVLHLREGGITPESALEEAIVRIRENGVEESRISTLIMDADDKTRTILRLADEGEYAVVAVGRRQDLPESLLQCLFKSSVSLGLHESVNKFSLWVSR; encoded by the coding sequence ATGGAAAAGGCCCTTCTGCTCACCGTAAGTGACGACATGACCTACGCATGGGGCATGCGCTTTGCTGTCTCCTTCTTCCACCATAAAGAAGATATACGGCTGACCCTGCTCTATGTTGCCCCCTCCGGCTACGCCGATGCCCAGTCGCAGGAAGAGACAACCCTCTCCGACAGCCAGCAGCGCAAAGGAAGGGAAATGGTGGCAGAGGCGCGCCAATGGCTTGTCGGGCACGGCTTCCCGGAAGCGCATATAGAAACCAAGGTCATACCGAAACAGCACGGCGTGGTCCGCGACATCATCGCCGAGGCACGCAGGGGCCTGTATGATGCCGTGGTGGTGGGCCGCCGCTATCTGGACTGTCTGGAGCGCGTCTTCACCACCAGCGTAAGCCGCGGCCTGTTGTGGGAAGGCGGCGATTTTCCCGTCTGGGTCTGCAACCAGCCCGCACCGGAACGCAGCAACATCCTGCTCTGCACAGACGGCTCCTCTTCCTGCGCCAATGTGGCAGACCATGTGGGGTTCATGATGGCGCACGAACCCCGCCACCGGGTGACCGTCCTGCACCTCCGGGAAGGCGGCATAACGCCGGAGTCCGCGCTGGAAGAGGCCATCGTGCGCATCCGCGAAAACGGTGTGGAAGAGTCGCGCATCAGCACCCTGATCATGGACGCCGATGACAAGACCCGGACCATCCTGCGTCTGGCGGATGAAGGAGAATACGCTGTCGTGGCGGTGGGCCGCAGGCAGGACTTGCCGGAATCCCTGCTCCAGTGTCTGTTCAAGTCGTCCGTAAGCCTCGGCCTGCACGAAAGCGTGAATAAATTCTCTCTCTGGGTAAGCCGCTGA
- a CDS encoding MFS transporter, whose protein sequence is MSHPSAIDADNRRMFIFLLVLVLAVAAAFQGWRTLYNNFAVELAGLTGEQNGLVQSLREVPGFLSLLVIYIMLVVREHTLVALSVLTLGVGVAITGFFPSFHGVIFTTLIMSFGFHYYETVHQSLVLQYFNKAQAPAVMGRMRGFSSGANIAVGIAIFLLSPVLEYHTLFLLFGCVAVLAALWCFTQNPVSRHTVPQRRGMVLRRRYWLFYLLTFFSGARRQIFVAFAVFLMVQRFGFSVQEITALFILNNAVNWFLSPAIGRAVTRFGERRMLTLEYAALIAVFVGYAVVQSKLLVAALYILDHVFYNFAMAIKTYFQKIADPADIAPSMAVSFTINHIAAVFIPAVGGMLWMVDYRIPFLGAAGLACVSLVLSQFIRTPAPEEDR, encoded by the coding sequence ATGTCACATCCGTCCGCCATAGACGCCGACAACCGGCGCATGTTCATCTTTCTGCTGGTGCTGGTGCTCGCCGTAGCCGCCGCTTTTCAGGGCTGGCGCACACTCTACAACAACTTCGCCGTAGAACTGGCAGGACTCACAGGCGAGCAGAACGGCCTCGTGCAATCCCTGCGGGAGGTTCCGGGCTTCCTCTCCCTGCTGGTCATCTACATCATGCTGGTCGTGCGCGAACACACGCTGGTCGCCCTTTCCGTTCTCACACTGGGCGTGGGCGTCGCCATAACGGGCTTCTTCCCCTCGTTCCACGGCGTCATCTTCACCACGCTGATCATGAGCTTCGGCTTCCACTATTATGAAACCGTCCACCAGTCGCTGGTGCTGCAATACTTCAACAAGGCGCAGGCTCCCGCCGTCATGGGCAGAATGCGTGGCTTCTCCTCCGGAGCCAATATCGCGGTGGGTATCGCCATCTTCCTGCTTTCCCCCGTGCTGGAATACCACACCCTGTTCCTCCTCTTCGGGTGCGTGGCAGTACTGGCAGCCCTGTGGTGCTTCACCCAAAACCCCGTTTCACGCCACACGGTTCCGCAGCGGCGCGGCATGGTGCTGCGCAGGCGGTACTGGCTGTTCTACCTGCTCACTTTCTTCAGCGGGGCGCGCAGGCAGATATTTGTGGCCTTTGCCGTATTCCTCATGGTGCAGCGGTTCGGCTTCTCCGTGCAGGAGATAACAGCCCTGTTCATACTCAACAACGCCGTAAACTGGTTCCTCTCTCCCGCCATCGGCAGAGCGGTAACCCGTTTCGGAGAGCGGCGGATGCTCACGCTGGAATACGCGGCCCTCATCGCTGTCTTCGTGGGCTATGCCGTCGTGCAGAGCAAGCTGCTCGTGGCCGCCCTGTATATTCTCGACCATGTGTTCTACAACTTCGCCATGGCCATAAAAACCTATTTCCAGAAGATAGCCGACCCGGCGGACATCGCCCCCAGCATGGCGGTCAGCTTCACTATCAACCACATCGCCGCCGTATTCATTCCCGCCGTGGGCGGCATGCTGTGGATGGTGGACTACCGCATTCCCTTTCTGGGCGCGGCGGGTCTGGCATGCGTCTCCCTCGTGCTCTCGCAGTTTATACGCACCCCTGCGCCTGAAGAAGATAGATAG
- a CDS encoding ABC transporter ATP-binding protein, giving the protein MALLEIKNLTQRFGGLQAVSDFNINIEEGQLLALIGPNGAGKTTVFNLTSGFYQPTEGSITFNGQNTAGLKPHQVTKLGIARTFQNIRLWHDMTVLDNIRIAQHYQMGYSVWDAFLRTKRYANRERSIDTVAWEMLEAMSLKEYADERPKNLPYGMQRRVEIARAMSIRPKLLLLDEPAAGLNSVDVEGLIKLIRWIHDEFDITIWMIEHQMKVVMTLCEHIKVIDFGSTIADGTPEEIQSNPVVIKAYLGDDTI; this is encoded by the coding sequence ATGGCACTGCTCGAAATCAAAAATCTGACCCAACGATTCGGCGGCCTGCAAGCCGTCTCCGACTTCAACATCAATATTGAAGAAGGCCAGCTTCTCGCGCTCATCGGCCCCAACGGCGCGGGCAAGACCACCGTGTTCAACCTCACCTCCGGGTTCTACCAGCCCACAGAAGGCTCCATAACCTTCAACGGGCAGAACACGGCAGGGCTTAAGCCGCATCAGGTCACCAAGCTCGGCATCGCCCGCACCTTCCAGAATATCCGCCTGTGGCACGACATGACTGTGCTGGATAATATCCGCATCGCCCAGCACTACCAGATGGGCTACAGCGTGTGGGACGCCTTCCTGCGTACCAAACGCTACGCAAACCGCGAACGCTCCATAGATACGGTGGCGTGGGAAATGCTGGAGGCCATGAGCCTCAAGGAATATGCGGATGAGCGGCCCAAAAACCTTCCTTACGGCATGCAGCGCCGTGTGGAGATAGCCCGCGCCATGTCCATCCGGCCCAAGCTTCTGCTGCTGGACGAACCCGCGGCAGGACTCAACTCCGTAGACGTGGAAGGCCTCATCAAGCTCATCCGCTGGATACATGACGAGTTCGACATCACCATCTGGATGATCGAACACCAGATGAAGGTGGTCATGACCCTGTGCGAACACATCAAGGTCATCGACTTCGGTTCCACCATCGCCGATGGTACCCCGGAAGAAATCCAGTCCAATCCGGTGGTTATCAAGGCCTACCTGGGAGACGATACAATCTGA
- a CDS encoding chemotaxis protein CheW — MNENNQYLTFSLAEEIFALDISSVREVLELASITRIPRTPPYMRGVINLRGHAVPVLELRRKFGMPPVSDTVNTCIIIVEVEMGGDTTIIGTLVDSVREVFEMGQDTIEAPPRMGTAIKSDFIRGMGRQGEHFVIILDVNRIFSAEELAEVSATAPAPVGATAPEEARA, encoded by the coding sequence ATGAACGAGAATAACCAGTATTTGACCTTTTCCCTTGCTGAGGAGATTTTCGCGCTGGATATCAGTTCCGTGCGCGAAGTTCTGGAGCTTGCGTCCATAACCCGTATTCCCAGAACGCCGCCCTACATGCGTGGGGTCATTAACCTGCGCGGTCATGCCGTGCCGGTTCTGGAGCTGCGTCGTAAGTTCGGTATGCCGCCTGTTTCCGACACCGTGAACACCTGCATTATCATCGTTGAGGTGGAGATGGGGGGAGATACCACCATAATAGGCACGCTGGTGGATTCTGTGCGCGAAGTGTTCGAAATGGGGCAGGATACCATTGAAGCCCCGCCCCGCATGGGCACTGCCATAAAGTCGGACTTCATCAGGGGCATGGGCAGGCAGGGTGAACATTTTGTCATCATTCTGGACGTGAACAGAATTTTCTCTGCCGAGGAACTGGCCGAGGTTTCCGCCACCGCGCCCGCTCCTGTGGGTGCCACTGCGCCGGAAGAGGCGCGCGCCTGA
- a CDS encoding substrate-binding domain-containing protein encodes MHRFLLMLLLVALALPGAARAENPVLMMATTTSTDDTGLLDVLQPAFAADTGIDLRWTGVGTGKALELGKNCDVDVLLVHAPGAEKAFVEAGHGVNRVQLMYNDFVIVGPAADPAQVKGLSVRDALAKFAQTSTPFCSRGDDSGTHKKELGLWKEAGMAVPEKEAWYIQTGQGMLPTINVASEKGAYTLTDRGTFIKYEASHNGNPPMVILVEGDGALFNQYSGIAVNPEKCPNAKYDLAMKYIEWMASPATQKLIGEFSLMGKPLFVPNAGK; translated from the coding sequence ATGCACCGATTCCTGCTTATGCTGCTGCTCGTTGCTCTGGCCCTGCCCGGCGCGGCGCGGGCGGAAAACCCCGTCCTGATGATGGCCACCACCACCAGCACCGACGACACCGGCCTTCTGGACGTCCTGCAACCCGCCTTTGCCGCCGATACAGGCATAGACCTGCGCTGGACAGGCGTGGGAACGGGCAAGGCACTTGAGCTTGGCAAAAACTGCGATGTGGACGTCCTGCTCGTGCACGCTCCGGGTGCGGAAAAAGCCTTTGTGGAGGCCGGTCACGGCGTTAACCGCGTTCAGCTCATGTACAACGACTTCGTCATTGTGGGCCCCGCCGCCGATCCGGCGCAGGTAAAGGGCCTTTCCGTGCGTGATGCACTGGCCAAGTTCGCGCAGACCTCCACCCCCTTCTGCTCGCGCGGCGACGATTCCGGCACGCACAAGAAGGAACTGGGCCTGTGGAAGGAAGCAGGCATGGCTGTCCCGGAAAAGGAAGCATGGTACATCCAGACAGGGCAGGGCATGCTGCCCACCATCAACGTGGCGAGCGAAAAGGGTGCCTACACCCTCACGGACCGCGGCACCTTCATCAAGTATGAGGCGTCCCACAACGGCAATCCGCCCATGGTCATTCTGGTGGAAGGCGACGGCGCCCTCTTCAACCAGTACAGCGGTATTGCGGTAAATCCGGAAAAGTGCCCCAACGCCAAGTACGACCTCGCCATGAAGTACATCGAATGGATGGCCTCTCCCGCCACCCAGAAGCTCATCGGCGAGTTCTCCCTCATGGGCAAGCCCCTGTTCGTGCCCAACGCCGGGAAGTAG